The Deinococcus terrestris genome includes a region encoding these proteins:
- a CDS encoding tyrosine-type recombinase/integrase yields MTSPPLNELVPSFIHDLSGQRSAHTLRAYAADLRHLTSWLDTAVLDEAALARYFAAHAHWKPATVGRKHVAFRHFCTWGERRGHFTRNVAHELERVRLPEPHPRGLRRAEVERILAVIPAGQPRDRLLFRLLFETGLRIGEVLGLHLEDLDLTKGDEHLTVLGKGGRKRTILLDDPRLVAALRQYLRGLPYTHGHLFQALKNGKGGAMGYSSIQERWQAYTERAEVKCSLHQLRHSHATELVNGGVSLETIRKRLGHRHIQTTLRYAEVSDQTADAEMRAWRRKRGSR; encoded by the coding sequence ATGACGAGTCCTCCCCTGAACGAGTTGGTGCCCAGCTTCATCCACGACCTCTCCGGGCAGCGGTCGGCGCACACGCTTCGCGCCTACGCCGCTGACCTAAGGCACCTGACCTCCTGGCTTGACACCGCCGTCCTCGATGAGGCCGCCCTGGCCCGGTACTTCGCCGCTCACGCCCACTGGAAGCCTGCGACGGTTGGCCGCAAGCACGTCGCGTTCCGCCACTTCTGCACCTGGGGCGAACGGCGCGGGCACTTCACTCGCAACGTCGCCCACGAACTGGAGCGGGTGCGGCTTCCCGAGCCCCATCCCCGAGGGCTGCGGCGGGCCGAAGTGGAACGGATTCTCGCGGTGATTCCCGCCGGGCAGCCACGGGACCGGTTGCTGTTCCGCCTGCTGTTCGAGACGGGGCTGCGCATCGGGGAGGTGCTGGGCCTGCACCTGGAGGACCTTGACCTGACGAAAGGGGATGAGCACCTGACGGTCCTGGGGAAGGGAGGGCGCAAGCGGACGATCCTGCTCGACGACCCCAGACTCGTGGCCGCCCTGCGCCAGTACCTCCGGGGGCTTCCTTACACCCACGGGCACCTCTTTCAGGCCCTCAAGAACGGCAAGGGTGGGGCGATGGGCTATTCCTCCATCCAGGAGCGGTGGCAGGCGTACACCGAACGGGCCGAGGTGAAGTGCAGCTTGCATCAGTTGCGCCACAGCCACGCCACGGAACTGGTGAATGGCGGGGTCAGCCTCGAGACGATCCGCAAACGGCTCGGGCACCGTCACATCCAGACGACGCTGCGCTACGCCGAGGTCAGCGACCAGACCGCGGACGCCGAGATGCGTGCCTGGCGCAGGAAGCGGGGGTCAAGGTAA